The genomic segment TGGTGGACAGATCGATTTTAGTAAGAAAGGAGAGAACAATGTCAACCTTCACAGTTGGTTTACTGAGTCCCGGAGACATGGGCCATGTCGTCGGACAAGTGGCAATCGCCAATGGCGCTCGGGTAATAACCTGCCTGAATGGCCGCAGTAAGCGCACGCGCAAGCTCGCAGAAATAGCGGGAATCGAAGACGTGCCCACATATTCCGACCTCGTGCGCGAAGCCTCACTCGTAATATGCATTCTCGTCCCCGCAGCAGCAGAATCAGTAGCCGCTCGCGTGGCTGACGCCCTGAAAGAAACGAATGAACAGATTGTATATACCGACTGCAACGCAATAGCCCCGGCAACAACTGTGCGCATTAGCAAAACAATTGAAAACGCGGGCAGTGTATTTGTCGATGCGGGCATTATCGGCGGACCGCCGCGCCAGCCTGGGGGCACGCGGTTTTACTGTTCGGGACCAGACACATCGGTCTTTGAAAAATTGAACAATTACGGGCTGGACGCGCGAAAAGTAGGCGATGAAATCGGACAGGCGTCGGGATTAAAAATGTGCTATGCCGCACAGACCAAAGGGACGACCGCGCTACAAACGGAACTGCTCATCGCCGCGCGGCGCATGGGCCTGTACGAAGGATTGATCGCAGAGTGGGAAATGAGTCAGCAAGACCGGTTGGCAGGCATGGAGCGGGGCTTGCCGGGAATGCCGACCAAAGCAAAGCGGTGGATAGGTGAAATGGAGGAAATCGCCAAAACCTTCGGCGATCTGGGACTCACGCCAAAAATATACGAAGGCGCCGCAGACATGTACCGACTCGTCAGTGAAACACCACTTGCAGACGAAGCACCCGAAACGCGAGACAGGAGCCGAACACTCGCGCAGGTCATCGATATCTTTGCCGAGCAATCGAAAGATAAATAGATCTAAAGACAACACACAAAATATCCCCTTCTCCTATCAAATGTAGAAGGGGATTTTATTTTTTATTTATTTTTTATAAACATATGCCCAATGGCAAATTGACTTTTCGATTGTGACAAGCTATATTACGCATTCTAAAAAACAGTGGGTAAATTTAAACCGGGAGATGTAAGTGAAAGCAGCACAAATCGTCGCACCCAGACGCATTGTGGTCGTCGAAACAGACGAACCACAACTCCTGGGTGCCGGGCAAGTAAAAATTCAACTCGAACGGGCGNNNNNNNNNNGAACGGGCGTGTCTTTGCGGTTCAGACGTGCCATTATGGGATTACGATCACAACGAACTGGCAGAAAGAGCGCGACTCAATCCGCGCAAAGCAAAACGCGCACCATTTGTCGATTATGTCAATGGAGACCCGTATCCCCTGCGCGTCGGCCTCTCGATTCACGAATGCCTGGGCACAGTCGTTGAATCGACATCTGACCAATTTCAAACCGGCGATTTTGTACTTGCACTACCCGACGCACAAAGGGGACTGTGCGAATATATCTGCGCCCCCGACAGCCGAACCATTCCACTGCCAAAAGGGGTTGTATCCGACGAACAAATTCTGATGACCCAACCCCTGGGCACAGTCGTATGGGCGTGTCAAAAACTCGGCAACATCGTCGATAGTGACGTGGCAATAGTCGGACAAGGTCCTATGGGATTGATGTTCACGCGCATGCTGGCCAATTTGGGCGCGCGAACCGTAATTGGACTCGACAAATTGGATTACCGCTTACACACCGCAAAAAAAATGCACGCAACCCATACCGTCAACGTCGATAAAGACAATCCTGTGGAAGCCATCCGAGAGATTACCAACGGCAAAATGGCGGACCTGGTAGTCGAAGCGGTCGGTCACCAGACAAAAACGCTCAATTCGTGTGTGAAACTCGTGCGCCACATGGGCACACTGCTGTGCTTTGGCGTACCCGATGATGCGTATTACCCATTTGCATATCCCGAATTTTTCAGATTAAATCTCAACTTGATCTCCACAGTTGGTCCCAATGTGGTGCCCAATTTTTCTCTTGCCCGCGACCTGATCGCACAAGGACGTGTTGACATGGCACCTCTGGTAACGCATGTATTGCCCTTTGAAGAGATTCAGCACGGGTATGAGTTATTTACCGATCGCCTCGATGGGGCCATTAAAGTGGTTATCGATTACAATTCGCTGCGAACCTGACCAGCGGGACAACTTTGACAAATACAAAAGGGGGTTTTTGCTCGTGGCAGCAATGTTTGAATACGGTGCAGTAGTTGGACAACCCGAATCCGATTCTGCGGCTGTAAGCATATTGAGAAAGGGTGGCAACGCAGTCGATGCTGCTGTAACAGCGGCATTCCTCGCCTGTGTTTTGGCACCTAAATCGTGCGGCATTGGCGGTTATGGCGGCGCGATGACCGCCTATATTGGCGGCGAAGTCGTCTGCATCGACTTTAACACAGTCGCGCCCCAGGAAGCCCATGACAGGATGTTTCGCGTAACGCGCTCCGACGGGCGATTTGGTTCTGCTGTCAGCGGTTATGCCAATTCAATCGGTTATAAAGCCATCTCCGTACCCGGCGTACTCGCAGGTCTTGCTCTGGCCCTGGAAAAATTTGGCAAAATGCCACTATCTGAAGTACTCGCACCCGCTATTCGCGCCTGTGAACGCGGGTTTAGGGTATCTGCAAACTACGCTACAGGCGTTGCCCAAAGCGAAGCGCGCATTCGCGAGTTTCCAGAAACAACCCGCTTATTGATGATCAGCGGCGAAGTGCCCAAAAGCGGCGACCGTGCACAAAACCCCTATTTGGGTAGAATGCTCAGTCAGGTTGCAGACAAAGGCGTACGCGAATTTTATGAAGGACGCATCGCAGAGCGCATTGTCAAACACATTCGGGATAACGGCGGCATTTTAACCCGAGATGATCTGGCAAATTACGAAGCTCAGGTCGTTGAACCAGTACAAACGGCTTGCATGGAATACGATGTGTACAGCTCGCCCCTTTGCAGTGCTGGATTGAGCCTGGCACAAATGTGTGCCATTGCCGACGAAGCCGAATTAGACCTCTACGCGCGAGACTCCGCCCGGTTGGCCCATGGCATGGTCGAAATCATTCGCGCAGCCTGGATGGACCGATACCGGCATTTTGGCGATCCAAAGCAAATACATGTAGATACAGACATGCTGATGTCGGACATCAATATCGGTGCAAATGCCAAAGAAATTGCCACATATATCGCCGAAGGAAAACGCGGACAATCGCTGTTGCGACCATTTTACACGGGCGGCACGACGCATATTTGCACAATAGACGCGCAAAGCAATATGGTCGCACTGACCCTCACGCACGGACCGGGCTATGGCTCTCTTGTAACAATTCCCCGCATGGGCTTGTTGATGAATGCGGGCATGTCCCGGTTTGACCCCGGTTCGGGCTTAAAAAACTCAATTGCCCCCGGCAGAGCACCCATCATGAACATGAGCCCAACTATTGTGTTGCAAGACGGCGAACCCGTCCTGACTGTGGGCGCGTCCGGCGGCACACGCATCCCATCGTCTGTCTTTCAGGTTTTGGCGCGAAGGCTG from the Gemmatimonadota bacterium genome contains:
- a CDS encoding DUF1932 domain-containing protein; its protein translation is MSTFTVGLLSPGDMGHVVGQVAIANGARVITCLNGRSKRTRKLAEIAGIEDVPTYSDLVREASLVICILVPAAAESVAARVADALKETNEQIVYTDCNAIAPATTVRISKTIENAGSVFVDAGIIGGPPRQPGGTRFYCSGPDTSVFEKLNNYGLDARKVGDEIGQASGLKMCYAAQTKGTTALQTELLIAARRMGLYEGLIAEWEMSQQDRLAGMERGLPGMPTKAKRWIGEMEEIAKTFGDLGLTPKIYEGAADMYRLVSETPLADEAPETRDRSRTLAQVIDIFAEQSKDK
- a CDS encoding zinc-binding dehydrogenase, which produces ERACLCGSDVPLWDYDHNELAERARLNPRKAKRAPFVDYVNGDPYPLRVGLSIHECLGTVVESTSDQFQTGDFVLALPDAQRGLCEYICAPDSRTIPLPKGVVSDEQILMTQPLGTVVWACQKLGNIVDSDVAIVGQGPMGLMFTRMLANLGARTVIGLDKLDYRLHTAKKMHATHTVNVDKDNPVEAIREITNGKMADLVVEAVGHQTKTLNSCVKLVRHMGTLLCFGVPDDAYYPFAYPEFFRLNLNLISTVGPNVVPNFSLARDLIAQGRVDMAPLVTHVLPFEEIQHGYELFTDRLDGAIKVVIDYNSLRT
- a CDS encoding gamma-glutamyltransferase yields the protein MFEYGAVVGQPESDSAAVSILRKGGNAVDAAVTAAFLACVLAPKSCGIGGYGGAMTAYIGGEVVCIDFNTVAPQEAHDRMFRVTRSDGRFGSAVSGYANSIGYKAISVPGVLAGLALALEKFGKMPLSEVLAPAIRACERGFRVSANYATGVAQSEARIREFPETTRLLMISGEVPKSGDRAQNPYLGRMLSQVADKGVREFYEGRIAERIVKHIRDNGGILTRDDLANYEAQVVEPVQTACMEYDVYSSPLCSAGLSLAQMCAIADEAELDLYARDSARLAHGMVEIIRAAWMDRYRHFGDPKQIHVDTDMLMSDINIGANAKEIATYIAEGKRGQSLLRPFYTGGTTHICTIDAQSNMVALTLTHGPGYGSLVTIPRMGLLMNAGMSRFDPGSGLKNSIAPGRAPIMNMSPTIVLQDGEPVLTVGASGGTRIPSSVFQVLARRLVLDEDPEWSIAAPRVHSEGNEWVSIEEEFGEAAPDYLSSVGYKINKKGAAAARVRMIEIVEEGLLAMYDPRMKAREKGY